The genomic region TGACCAAAGGTGTGAGAAAAAATTCATATCTAAGGTCCGAATAGagttaaaatgtaggtacctatcccgCGTAACGCTGAGTGACTGTTTTGTTGCAAGAACAATGTGGAAAGATGAACAATGAATAATAAACTTGTCCAAATACGACGTTGTTTCAGAATTCGcatttaaactttattattagGGACTTTTCTAAATCTAACCCTTATCCTTAGCAccgaaattttaattattattatcatatgaCAGTGTTCACAAAGTTGCAGGTATTTCCCGAATTTACGATAGGTACTCTAAACTTGTTAAATAGGGACAGAGTGCCAGATAATTGGAACTTGGAATTGATTGTAATTGgtgaattgtaaaaaaaaatcgtacaaGGTACCTACTGTTACGAGTGTTGCATTTTACGCAGTTCAAAGGCATATTGGATTTTCTGAACAGGAGATATCTAGGAATAGGTACGGAGTAGACACAACGGGTGGTCTTTGAACTTACGATCTTTCCGGTTGAGTCAACCTTTTGACCTTTgaactattgaggctttaaTTGATAATATCAGAGAACATAATATATAACGGTATGCATCAGAGTAGATTGGAACTACCTTTAACGTGTCAAtgaaatagtaattaataaaatataatcgttTAGTAAATGTCATGAAATTCGTCATGATAAATAACAGAGGTGATCTTCTTctggatattttaattttgatcgATATTGTATTTGGAAAAACTTGTTTCTAAAATTAATGAAGCTTGTTTTGGATTGCTCTATATTTCCAAGAATGGTAAATCATTATAAATTCGTAATTTATATCGAGGCCTCGGGCGGTTCAAATATTCAGGATGGGTTGAGAATTCTTTTCGTACAGTAATAgtaaagaaatataatatttacaaaaaatatgctCGATAGCTCAGCGGTTAAAGGAGCAGAATTTCTGTATGAACTAAAGTTTTGATTGAATTTATTACTATATCGCCATAGCTTGTTCAAGAGTGTTTAAAGATTATCGCTATAAAATAGTATCTAGTGAGTTTCTTGTAACTTAAtatatcctaatcctaatttaatattataaatgtgaaagtgtggatgattggaagtttgttactcaatcacgcaaaaactactggacggatttgggtgaaatttggaatggcgatagattataccctggattaacacataggctacattttatcctgtACCTAATGATTAAGATATAACTAAAGGTATTTAGCTTTCTATTAAATGTATCATATATTATGACTTTTCATACCTGTAGAACCTGAATCCAGCAGGTGGTCCCAGCTCCTTGGACGCAGGTACTTCAGGACAGCGGAACCCGAGGAAGGCTGAAAAgtgttaatcacactaatattataaaggcgaaagtttgtatgtgtgtgtgtgtgtgtgtatgtttgttactccttcacgcaaaaactactggacggattgggctgaaatttagaatggagatagattatactctggattagcacataggctactttttatcccggaaaatcaaagagttcccacgggatttttaaaaaactacatccacgcgaacgaagtcgcgggcatcagctagtgcctTTATAAAGATGTGCGAGGATGCGTCACAGAATTttcttttaagagggctctctccgtcactcgtttcatacaatcgtagttccaatttcatttgaatattaagcaaccaaagtccatgaaattttgcagacattttctagaaactaatatctatgtctgtggttttccagatttctgttgaaatattgggtttcaaagttacgcaatcttaaaaaatttcatacaaaactttgagcccctgtaactttaaaactacatatttttagaaaaatctaaaacaccacatacacagatattagtttctagaatatgtctgcaaaatttcatggactttggttgctttatattcaaatgaaattggaactacgattgtatgaaacgagtgacggagagagccctgttaacctttgcctaagtgatataataatatgtaggtatgagCATTAGtgtaaaagattttaatttcggAGGAAACGTGTTTGGAATCATAACAAATAACTTTGCTTTGATACTTTGGGAGAAAGATACCTAGTGATAAATTTAGATTTAGAATATTATTAGTCAAATCCTAGTTGATTTGAACAAGTTTGTTAGATAAAAAATACCCAagcatttaattaaaacaaaactaattttttgtcatttattaagttttattttaataaaagattaagtattttaaacaaacttgTTTGTTTGTGTTTCATTTTTTAAGATATTTACAAAACGGGTTCTAGGTACCGGCTGGTGCTGGGCTACCACTAGACAGTAAAGactctatacctactatacttaaGAGTATGCAAATGTATTTCTGGcgacgaaaaaaaaatactgattcGTTAGAATTATGGCGGTTTTACCATGAATTAGTATGGAAATTATTTGCGTGACCAAACTTGTCAGAATTATAAGGTACTTACCTAGCTTAAAGTTTTACCGTTACCAatactatatatataaataattttttttcatgtaattataggtatatcatattatttttcttgttttttctaAGTATTGTTAAAATCATTTACATTCGATTTCTTCCAAATATtaaggtaattttttattgaaaactgaAAGAGAGTATTTTAGATATCGTTACATATCAATGCCTATTTCAGCTGACTCCCTCTTATTTAACGGGGCGTTTTCCATTTTTGTCGATCGATACTAAAATCAATACAAGTCCGTAACGCGGGgatcagaaaaatatattataatatcttcgAGAATTATCCGcataataaatttattattggAAAACTTTCTCGATAGAAAAAATTAAGAAGTTTGaccaaaaaacttaatttttctCTAAAATGATAAAGCTATTTTCAAgtcaaaacatttaaataataggtaacGTTCGAATTTGTAAAATTGTACCTAAAGAATTTGTCACAAACCACCGgttaattattacttttttccagtgtttattttatttgaattaactAAGTTGTCTTATATCTCCAACATTCCAAGATTTTTCCAATAAAATTCTTATTCTCATTCTAGATGAgatattgttaattattccACACCTGCATAGCTATCATAAATAtgaatagtatatttcattacaagtgcggaaaggctgtcattgcaaagagttccgacaaatgtctacccgagccgaggcgtagctgaaggcgagggttgtcagtcggaacgagttgcaatgacggttccgcacgtgtactgaacgactatttttaatacagttgcgaaaaaatgaagcaatttaataaaataataaaaacacaataaactcaactaacttaatttaatttaatttaaaacaactttattgttaatagatataaaaaactagggtcgaaattactcattttaggcaaccaacaattAAACTCgtaaagaaaatttctgaataatggcgccaaccgtagaatatacctaagcagttttttttttcttcacccattctggtaggtaAAGGGAAcaatgcccatacagccaagtcttcagtagaagttttttattgatatgaaatgaaaatgaaaaatgagatgaaatgaaatgaaacctaaccaaactcattcaatcaaatcattaaatctgatattgaaacaaattagtagcttcttattagaaatacgtatttgcatgaatcataaaaacttctatgaatttttttagtaaaaacttcatggttggtttttctttttaatattttgacagttgggaaagaaaaagcactagtgcgggaaaggtaaagaaaaagcacgagtatgtaatagcccacatcccgaacgctatacgtccctgcaatacgccactttttgagcaactgtattaaaaaaataattacctacttatagcgTCTAATTAATCATGATATTATACAGATGTCTATTAAACCACTAATGACGTATTTGTAGcagataataaaaaaacagcAATGATTTGAACTTTGAAATTAAACCTATCAACTTGCGGTTAAGAACTAGGTACTATTTATCTGTACTATAGGTGTAGGCACTATGTGTTATGTGGTGTAGTGACTAAGTTTTCATCAAGTTCTTCTTTAACTATGTTATCATAGGTAAATTACATTACAGCTTGTAACAGGTAGCTGAGGCAGGAGTGAAAATCGATATTAAAATCTTAGCTTAATATCCTAGTATCTTAGAAAAATGTACGTAAATAAATGCCTTATAGTAGCGATTTTTATGATGTTACAATATAAAAATCTGCTCTAtatcacactaacattataaaggagaaagtttgtatgggtgtgtgtgtgtgtgtgtgtgtgtgtgtgtgtgtgtatgtttgttactccttcacgcaaaaactactggacggattggactgaaatttagaatggagatagattataccctggattagcacataagctactttttatcccggaaaatcaaagagttcccacgggaattttaaaaaacctacatccacgcgaacgaagtcgcgggcatcagctagtctaaagaTATAATCAATGGCTCGAAGGGATGGGTCTAGTTAAGAAGATTTTACATGTAAGCTAGGTTCTCTCTATAATGTAGACCCCCagagtaaaagaattttcaaatattcaaaatgtcgaaaccggggcgggtcagccagtacttattataaatttgaTTTACCTTCAGCATCGCAGTCGGAGACTTGGTCAGGCCATTCGCAGCGATAGTTGTCGGAACTGAAGGCGAGTCCTTCGGGGCAAGTGAATTCATAGCCAACGCCGTTTACACAGTTCCTGAATCCGCTGCAATTGCGGGAGTCCCCAGTTTTGAAGTAACCGAATTGGTGAGGACAGTCTGCTGTGGGCTGTGCTGGCTCTGGAAAGgaaattgatattttaattaactttactCACGTGGAACTAgcagtaggagaaccagagtgactgacatagctcaacgaataagccagctgaagtggtaatgggcaggcCACGtttgccgcagaactgatgacCGCTGTGGCAGAcggttctggagtggagaccgcgtatcagcaagtgcagtgtgggacgacctccaacccgctggactgatgatctcaagaagatagcgggcagtgggtggatgaggacgtcgaaggatcgtgtgtggtggtgcgctcttgggaaggtcttaatccagcagtggacgcaaacaggctgattgattgaatgattgaCGTGGAACTAAACACTACTAAAATCAAGTCGGCATGCCGCTAGAAGGTGCTAAATCTAATCAAACAATCCACCAGCTTGCGTGCTTTTACTTCTAGAGATACCTAGACCTTCAAGAATGCATCACAAATCATATTCCGCGCGTTTCTTATCTACCCGCGACCTTCCTAAAATCATATGGCCAACGGGCTAAAAAGAAATCGTTCTACACTGCGTCTTCTAGATCTCCGTTCCAGAACACGCAATAAGTGTTACAGTTAAATACTATTTGTCGACCACCAATGGATAGCGTCTCGCAGAACATTTGGCTAGAAACAACAAACTTGAGGTCACCGTGCAAGGTCATAGCGACttaggtcaaataaaaaaaatcaaataacatGAAGATTCCCGCTAAACTCGACAGgtagatataattattattatgctcGTCATTTTTTATGTCTTATACTTTAAATTCCACGTAGtcacaaattataaaataactcATACTACAAAGTATCTATGCTatgcaattaaaatattacgaACTTGTGACGAGCAAACATCCAAGATCGCAGTATTACAATATCACATTGATATTAAGCTAATATAATCGCTAAGGTTAACTTTAACCGAAATATACAAATCTTATGAAGAAAATTTTTTGCTcacacactcacaaacactaggctatcacgctattagtaataataacatgtagtaaaaaaaaaaaaaaaagtatttatacttactaatttgaaggaaaaaatatatatatttacctgcatatacttaatattgagaaaaaatataaaaagacaaaaaagaaaggaaaaaatatattaaaattacaaaaaaaaaaaaataaaaaaaaaattagaggtaggctaaaataaataaaaaaaaatgaaaaattcaaCTTACGAAGAGCAGATCGGGCAAGACATGGGACGTCAATAGGGTATTGGCATGGATAGACATTAAAAAGTACGTCAGGATTGTAACGCAAACCATCGGGACACTGTTTTTCTTCTGCTGTACCATTCTGTAAACAAATGAAATCCTTTACACCTGTGGTCTATAATAACACCATAGTcccaattaattatttaaagctAGATTTAAGTCTTGTtgtaacattttaaattttttttttaaattgtgcttGGTATCACAATCAAAGAAGTCACAGGGTACGTTAATTAGTTATTCATACTAATTGTGAAagcgtctgtttgtctgtctgttaccttttcacagcccatacATTCAATCGACTTAGACGAAACTTGGTACCGAGATAGACTAGCAActcggagacggatataggctactttttctcccggaaaataaaataaaataatttttacacgactgtgcATTGCAAACGAGCATTATGTGTTCATCAGTCTATATGTTTTTAGAAAACTTGGGAGAGgcaagtcgtgggcatcatctagtacaaaaTATGTTTCTGTAACGTATTCTTGGAAGAAATCACTTATTTAATCTAGAAAGATTAATGGTAATCAAATTGTCACACACCAGACACTCGACATATCTGTCACAGCTACCAGGAACAGAGTATCTTTCATTTTTCTCTTTACAACTTAGCTTGCCCACAGTCCTCGGGGCGGATTCCTCGTCATATTGGTCTGGTAAAGACTTATACCTTCCTTGGCGGTCCGATACACTAGGTGCTAAATTGGTAGGAGCAACTTCGAGATCTTCATCGTCAACGATGTTATCGGATTCATCAGGCTCAGCAACAATAATAGGTGCTAAATTTGTAGGTGCAACATCTAGATCTCCATCGTTAGCGTAGTTATCGGATTCGTCAGGGCTAGGAACAATAACGCTGGGTGCTAAATTAGTAGGGGCAACGTCAAGTTCTTCATCATTACTGCTAATATTgctttcattttcattattatttgtgtTAGCGTCTCCAGCTTCACTATCTTGATTAGGATTAAAACTACTCGGTATGTCAGACGTAATTGGTTCTTCTATAGGTTGTTGCTCTGGAATTTCAGCATTTGTTTTTAATTCCGATGTATCCACCGATGATTGAGCTCTCGCATATGCTGAAAGATTTAAACTGTTTAGAAGCGAGATTTTTGGTGCTAAAAGCACCAGATTCAAGCAGGCATGTATAATTGTAACGTTGgttttttctttcaaaacttTGCTATGTGTCTAAGTTCCTAAAAGTATATGTTATATCTTAGTTATGAAGTGAACGATACTAGTACGTAATTTgtgcaaaaatatttattgttaccTTATTAATTAATGAAGATATTTAATTGGTATGatgctataatattttaatgaatgtGTGTATTTATAATGAGCATTATAAATTAAAGTATACGGATACTAAGCTGATGGATAGGTCATTTCAAAAATATACGTTCAGCGAGTTAAAGTAGAGATGACATGTTTATGCTGATTTGAGTCCGGTTGTCCTTTAATTTGGAGGTCGTATCTTGAC from Maniola jurtina chromosome 4, ilManJurt1.1, whole genome shotgun sequence harbors:
- the LOC123864845 gene encoding uncharacterized protein LOC123864845; this translates as MRCLVVLACVCAVAYARAQSSVDTSELKTNAEIPEQQPIEEPITSDIPSSFNPNQDSEAGDANTNNNENESNISSNDEELDVAPTNLAPSVIVPSPDESDNYANDGDLDVAPTNLAPIIVAEPDESDNIVDDEDLEVAPTNLAPSVSDRQGRYKSLPDQYDEESAPRTVGKLSCKEKNERYSVPGSCDRYVECLNGTAEEKQCPDGLRYNPDVLFNVYPCQYPIDVPCLARSALQPAQPTADCPHQFGYFKTGDSRNCSGFRNCVNGVGYEFTCPEGLAFSSDNYRCEWPDQVSDCDAEAFLGFRCPEVPASKELGPPAGFRFYRSPSDCQVYFICIEGKPRRLGCGGYSAFDELTETCVNAEEVSVCPQELKTRAAQAKEKEERRQRLLAENPFKSGLARYTAEELPTNVPTYAEPEPESRDLDLDDERDVESVTPTQFGVTPTQFSELDE